A section of the bacterium genome encodes:
- a CDS encoding Ig-like domain-containing protein, whose amino-acid sequence MKKCILLLLFAVAAVFAANALHAPAEEPPEAFVITPGFEDNVAGSGAGYYFFDTTEPSDPIFRYWWFHQWGSQGWADNDAYWTTTIPFDVRFCGVDYPAGSPLYVGSNGMVGFTEAGMDEPINQELPDSAAPNAIIAGWWDDLDGSSGGNIWLDLDSHDGVQALAITYQPQYFADSAPSDPIKFQIQIYEQEYPGTNNRIEVQYFDVIGDSWRDSGASATIGLENQGGTEAALYSFEQAVLSDVFGIRFVDQLLYDSRIGPFDLLAPPDGTEITIGDRVTFRWGEPAYEGEGDLTYYMLFADNPELTDPYELNVGSSTHKDIVFGTIGLDPGIWYWSVRCEESLLGNTRMADSVRSFTLIEELDSTPPQVSGQSPPHGQTEVPSDVNISFHATDDMSGVDTSTIVFTCHDSSPSAGGAVLRAGGSNTLISGTLTINDADPLDVICTFDPDQLLPPDTITCTVSAGLADTAGNATDRNIIWSFKVHGAGVENTTWGALKAQF is encoded by the coding sequence ATGAAAAAGTGCATCCTCCTCTTGTTGTTCGCCGTGGCGGCGGTTTTCGCCGCGAACGCCCTGCATGCGCCCGCCGAGGAGCCGCCTGAGGCCTTCGTCATCACGCCGGGCTTCGAGGACAACGTGGCCGGCTCGGGCGCCGGCTATTACTTCTTCGACACCACCGAGCCCTCGGACCCCATCTTCCGCTACTGGTGGTTCCACCAGTGGGGTTCCCAGGGCTGGGCCGACAACGACGCCTACTGGACCACGACCATCCCCTTCGACGTCCGCTTCTGCGGCGTGGACTACCCCGCCGGCTCGCCCCTCTACGTGGGCTCCAACGGCATGGTGGGCTTCACCGAGGCGGGGATGGATGAGCCGATCAACCAGGAGCTGCCCGATTCCGCAGCACCCAACGCCATCATCGCCGGCTGGTGGGACGACCTGGACGGCAGCTCGGGCGGCAACATCTGGCTGGACTTAGACTCGCACGATGGGGTTCAGGCCCTGGCCATCACCTACCAGCCCCAGTATTTCGCGGATTCCGCCCCGTCGGACCCCATCAAGTTTCAGATTCAGATTTACGAGCAGGAGTACCCGGGCACGAACAACCGGATCGAGGTGCAGTACTTCGACGTCATCGGCGATTCCTGGCGGGACTCCGGCGCCAGCGCCACCATCGGCCTGGAGAACCAGGGCGGCACCGAGGCCGCCCTGTACTCCTTCGAGCAGGCGGTCCTCTCCGACGTCTTCGGCATCCGCTTCGTGGACCAGCTCCTCTACGACAGCCGGATCGGCCCCTTCGACCTTCTGGCGCCCCCCGACGGCACGGAAATCACCATCGGCGACCGGGTGACCTTCCGCTGGGGGGAGCCGGCCTACGAGGGCGAAGGCGATCTGACCTACTACATGCTCTTCGCCGACAACCCCGAGCTCACCGACCCCTACGAGCTCAACGTGGGCTCCAGCACCCACAAGGATATCGTCTTCGGCACCATCGGCCTGGACCCGGGAATTTGGTACTGGAGCGTGCGCTGCGAGGAGTCCCTGTTGGGAAACACCCGCATGGCCGACAGCGTCAGGTCCTTCACCCTCATCGAGGAGCTGGACTCCACTCCGCCCCAGGTATCGGGCCAGTCCCCGCCGCACGGGCAGACCGAAGTGCCGTCGGACGTCAACATATCCTTCCACGCGACCGACGACATGTCCGGGGTGGACACCTCCACCATCGTCTTCACCTGCCATGACTCCTCGCCGTCCGCGGGCGGTGCGGTCCTCCGCGCCGGCGGTTCAAACACCCTGATCTCCGGAACGCTCACCATCAACGACGCCGACCCCCTGGACGTCATCTGCACCTTCGACCCGGACCAACTGCTGCCGCCCGACACCATCACCTGTACCGTGTCTGCCGGGCTCGCGGACACGGCCGGCAACGCCACCGACCGGAACATCATCTGGTCCTTCAAGGTGCACGGCGCCGGGGTCGAGAATACGACCTGGGGCGCCCTCAAGGCCCAGTTCTAG
- a CDS encoding aminotransferase class I/II-fold pyridoxal phosphate-dependent enzyme, with translation MPEKAILKKCSLFTRANEARASGVYPYFRPLSSVGPESVMNGKKVLMLGSNSYLGLNQHPRVIEAAKRAMDKYGTSCAGSRFLNGTLDIHLELEDELAKLVKKPRALVFSTGFLTNLGVISSLVGRGEFVVIDSLDHASIVEGSRLAFGKILKFRHMDMKHLEERLFWIPPVKGKLVVVDGIFSMEGHIAPLPQIVELAEKYGAAVMVDEAHAIGVMGPRGEGCTVHFGLADRVDLIMGTFSKTLGSIGGFVAGDENVLDYIQHVSRALIFSASIPASAAAAALEALRIMLEQPELIDKLWHNTRRMKGALDAFGFDTYGSETPVIPVVVGDDLTAFKMTRLLQDDGVFVNPVISPAVPPGGALIRISLTAAHSDEQIDRAIAAVGKAGKALGVI, from the coding sequence ATGCCCGAAAAGGCCATTCTAAAAAAGTGCAGCCTGTTCACCCGGGCCAACGAGGCCCGCGCGTCGGGGGTTTATCCCTACTTCCGCCCCCTCTCCTCCGTCGGTCCCGAGTCGGTGATGAACGGCAAGAAAGTGCTGATGCTGGGCTCCAACTCCTACCTGGGGCTCAACCAACACCCGCGGGTGATAGAGGCGGCCAAGCGGGCCATGGACAAATACGGCACATCCTGCGCCGGTTCCCGGTTTTTGAACGGCACCCTGGACATCCACCTCGAGCTTGAGGACGAGCTGGCCAAGCTGGTGAAAAAGCCGCGGGCCCTCGTCTTCTCCACCGGCTTTCTGACCAACCTGGGCGTCATATCCTCCCTGGTCGGACGGGGCGAGTTCGTGGTCATAGACAGCCTGGACCACGCCTCCATCGTGGAGGGCTCCCGCCTGGCTTTTGGCAAGATACTCAAGTTCCGCCACATGGACATGAAGCACCTCGAGGAGCGGCTGTTCTGGATTCCGCCGGTGAAGGGCAAGCTGGTGGTGGTGGACGGCATCTTCAGCATGGAGGGGCACATCGCCCCGCTGCCCCAGATAGTGGAGCTGGCGGAGAAGTACGGCGCGGCGGTGATGGTGGACGAGGCGCACGCCATCGGCGTGATGGGCCCCCGCGGCGAGGGCTGCACCGTCCACTTCGGCCTAGCCGACCGGGTGGATCTGATCATGGGCACCTTCTCCAAGACGCTGGGCTCCATCGGCGGGTTCGTGGCCGGGGATGAAAATGTGCTCGACTACATCCAGCACGTGAGCCGCGCGCTCATCTTCTCGGCGAGCATACCGGCCTCGGCGGCGGCGGCGGCCCTCGAGGCCCTGCGCATCATGCTCGAGCAACCCGAGCTTATAGACAAGCTCTGGCACAACACCCGGCGGATGAAGGGCGCCCTCGACGCCTTCGGATTCGACACCTACGGCTCCGAGACACCGGTCATCCCCGTGGTGGTCGGCGATGACCTGACCGCCTTCAAGATGACCAGGCTCCTCCAGGATGACGGCGTCTTCGTCAACCCGGTGATCAGCCCGGCGGTGCCGCCCGGGGGCGCCCTGATACGGATCAGCCTCACCGCGGCCCACTCCGACGAGCAGATAGACCGGGCCATCGCCGCCGTCGGCAAGGCGGGGAAGGCGCTGGGCGTAATCTGA
- a CDS encoding DUF1385 domain-containing protein, protein MPDKEKKPKRKLVGGQAVVGGVMMRGRKKCFMALKSPYDERLELTELPLPSFFRWKIFKWPLFRGTSMLLDSAVLGTKALTASADFAEKEEQKKKAAEEGRSIEGIDEKPGLISGKRAAFLLLPSLVIGVALFILGPLWAARGILALWPAVGPEGGIWFNLIEGGLRVLVFLIYLVGIRAMKDVRDLFRYHGAEHKTIAAFEAGEELTIANVSTKSRLHPRCGTGFLVFMLIALVLVHSAVFAIPALQGIYFIYAALIRIALIPLVAGVAYEWIRLAGRHPESKIMRIFVAPGLATQLLTTVEPGERHLECAIAAFKAVVESEGAFEDPDEKRPIAA, encoded by the coding sequence ATGCCCGACAAGGAAAAAAAGCCCAAGAGGAAGCTGGTCGGCGGTCAGGCCGTCGTGGGCGGCGTGATGATGCGCGGCCGCAAGAAGTGCTTCATGGCCCTCAAGAGCCCCTACGACGAGCGCCTGGAGCTCACCGAGCTCCCCCTCCCCAGCTTCTTCCGCTGGAAAATCTTCAAGTGGCCCCTCTTCCGCGGGACCTCCATGCTCCTGGACTCCGCCGTCCTGGGCACCAAGGCGCTCACCGCCTCGGCCGACTTCGCCGAGAAGGAGGAGCAGAAGAAGAAGGCCGCCGAGGAAGGGCGGTCCATCGAGGGCATAGACGAGAAGCCGGGGCTCATCTCGGGCAAGCGCGCGGCGTTCCTGCTCCTGCCCAGCCTGGTAATCGGCGTGGCGCTCTTCATCCTGGGGCCCCTGTGGGCCGCCCGGGGCATCCTCGCCCTCTGGCCGGCCGTCGGACCCGAGGGCGGCATCTGGTTCAACCTCATCGAGGGCGGCCTGCGAGTCCTCGTGTTCCTCATCTATCTGGTCGGAATCCGCGCCATGAAAGACGTCCGGGACCTCTTCCGCTACCACGGCGCCGAGCACAAGACCATCGCGGCCTTCGAGGCCGGCGAGGAGCTCACCATCGCCAACGTCTCCACCAAGAGCCGCCTGCACCCCCGCTGCGGCACCGGCTTCCTCGTCTTCATGCTCATCGCCCTTGTGCTGGTCCACTCCGCCGTCTTCGCCATCCCGGCGCTCCAGGGCATCTACTTCATCTACGCGGCGCTCATCCGCATCGCCCTCATCCCGCTCGTGGCCGGGGTGGCCTACGAGTGGATCCGTCTGGCCGGCCGGCACCCCGAGTCGAAAATCATGCGCATCTTCGTCGCCCCGGGGCTGGCCACGCAGTTGCTCACCACCGTCGAGCCCGGGGAGCGCCACCTGGAGTGCGCCATCGCCGCCTTCAAGGCCGTGGTGGAGTCCGAGGGCGCCTTCGAGGACCCGGACGAAAAGCGGCCCATCGCGGCCTGA